The following proteins are encoded in a genomic region of Triticum dicoccoides isolate Atlit2015 ecotype Zavitan chromosome 1B, WEW_v2.0, whole genome shotgun sequence:
- the LOC119349792 gene encoding uncharacterized protein LOC119349792 isoform X1, whose product MGKKPGSAGPSSASRPMNQAVSLREETSGKTQADTPSLLRVQHLQRLGAWASGEAGVGSIGALLGCRFATDAEAAGIPIGASTFLCQRCESILQPGFNCTIRIKKNKNKAKRRKKSNPGQNSVAYACHFCGDQNLIRGSGKGIVKGLLSSRKPVSTMLKAEHMNVPTVTTKKGIEHSVTAAS is encoded by the exons ATGGGGAAGAAGCCGGGCAGCGCTGGCCCTTCCTCGGCATCCAGGCCCATGAACCAGGCCGTGTCGCTCCGCGAGGAGACCTCCGGAAAGACGCAAGCCGACACGCCCTCCCTGCTGAGGGTCCAGCACCTGCAGCGGCTGGGGGCGTGGGCAAGCGGCGAGGCGGGAGTTGGCTCGATCGGAGCGCTGCTGGGCTGCCGCTTCGCCACCGACGCCGAGGCGGCCGGGATCCCCATAGGTGCTTCCACCTTCCTTTGCCAGAG ATGTGAATCAATCTTACAGCCAGGCTTCAACTGCACAATCCgcataaagaagaacaaaaataaagCAAAACGGCGCAAGAAGTCAAATCCTGGCCAAAACAGTGTTGCCTATGCATGCCATTTCTGTGGAGACCAAAACCTGATACGGGGTAGTGGAAAAGGCATCGTGAAGGGACTGTTATCATCAAGAAAGCCTGTTAGCACAATGTTGAAAGCAGAACATATGAACGTGCCAACAGTAACTACTAAAAAGGGGATCGAGCATTCTGTGACAGCAGCCTCGTAA
- the LOC119349794 gene encoding uncharacterized protein LOC119349794 — protein MVDRGQLAAAHKDILKKIEVESAHDKCVNGIEPVASKNTSTCEHDVTSEAEFLAGSNFVTPRKNKLAEVAAPIASAEALKTRSTLNSKAQNCGSVAGSYSKSASNTKSAPGGSTNQAAGSSRKRARKGWTTLKQIAEKEELERKEKMDNFVIPFFMQ, from the coding sequence ATGGTGGATCGTGGTCAGTTAGCGGCTGCACACAAAGACATCCTGAAGAAAATCGAAGTAGAAAGCGCACATGATAAATGTGTGAATGGAATTGAGCCTGTGGCATCTAAAAATACTAGTACATGCGAACATGATGTCACTTCTGAAGCAGAATTTCTAGCTGGGTCAAACTTTGTTACTCCTCGGAAGAACAAACTGGCGGAAGTGGCTGCGCCTATAGCTTCAGCAGAAGCATTGAAGACTAGAAGTACACTGAACAGCAAAGCGCAGAATTGTGGTTCAGTTGCTGGCAGTTATAGCAAGTCAGCTTCGAATACCAAATCTGCTCCAGGTGGTTCTACTAATCAGGCAGCTGGCAGTTCAAGGAAGCGGGCAAGAAAAGGGTGGACTACGCTGAAGCAGATTGCTGAGAAGGAGGAGCTTGAGAGAAAAGAGAAGATGGATAACTTTGTAATCCCGTTCTTCATGCAGTAG
- the LOC119349792 gene encoding uncharacterized protein LOC119349792 isoform X2 produces the protein MGKKPGSAGPSSASRPMNQAVSLREETSGKTQADTPSLLRVQHLQRLGAWASGEAGVGSIGALLGCRFATDAEAAGIPIGASTFLCQRANISHVTLVVYRNAP, from the exons ATGGGGAAGAAGCCGGGCAGCGCTGGCCCTTCCTCGGCATCCAGGCCCATGAACCAGGCCGTGTCGCTCCGCGAGGAGACCTCCGGAAAGACGCAAGCCGACACGCCCTCCCTGCTGAGGGTCCAGCACCTGCAGCGGCTGGGGGCGTGGGCAAGCGGCGAGGCGGGAGTTGGCTCGATCGGAGCGCTGCTGGGCTGCCGCTTCGCCACCGACGCCGAGGCGGCCGGGATCCCCATAGGTGCTTCCACCTTCCTTTGCCAGAG GGCCAACATTTCGCATGTTACATTGGTTGTTTACCGTAATGCACCTTAG